The genomic interval GAAGGCAACCAAGATCCGTGTCTTCGGCTTCACCGACGACCTCGGCTCGTACGAACACGGCAAGGTGCTTTCCAAGAAGCGCGCGGACGCTGTCCAGCAGGAGCTGAACAAGTCTCTCGACTCCAACGTCACCTTCGAGATCCGCGGCTACAGCGAGGACTATCCGATCGCCGACAACGACTCGGAAGAAGGCCGCAAGAAGAACCGGCGAGTGGAGGTCTCGTTCCCGCGCGGCGACGCGCCCGACGCCAGCCCGAGCAGCCAGACGTAGGGGCGATATCGGCGTGAGTGGGTGCTTGGGCCGCCGGGCCCGGCCGGCGTCAGGTCGGCCGAGAGCGCGGCGGCCTTCGTGTTGCCCTCAGACGCCGACGGCTCGTACTCGATCGCCGCAGAGCTTGTTGATGTCGTCCACGTCCGAGGTGACGACAATCCGTGGACCTGTGTACCCCAGCGCTGTGGCTGCCACGACGGAGTCGATGGCGTACTTGTGTCCGTGGAGGTTCGCGTTGCGGAGCAGGTCGATGGCCTGCCACGTGATCGCCTCCGTGACAGGCAGCACCTCCAGGCGGGATACGTGCCACCGGAGCCGGTCCATGCGGATCTTCGAATGCCAGGCTTCGATCAGAGTCAGATTGCTGACGGCGACCAAGGCGTCCTTGGACTGAGCGGCGCGAATGAGCCCGGTAACCCGCGGATCGCTGTCTATGAACTTGCTGAGCCCCTCGGAGTCGAGGAGAACAATGCCGTGACTCAGCTGGCCTGCTCCGCGTCCCACTCGGTGTCCCCCTCCGGCATAGGCTCCGCGTGTTCCTGTGCGGACAATGCTTCCGCTTCCCGGAACATTTCTGCGGCCCATTCCTGGACGTCCGGGGAGGGCGGGCCGATCTCCGCCTCCTTGGCCTGTAGCAGCTCTTCCAGCAGGTCGCGCTGTATCTGCCGTTCGACGGCCGCGCTGATGTAGGCCGAGAAGCCACGGGATCCGACGCGTGCCTTCACGGCCGCGATCCGGCCGGCCGGCATGGAAACGCTGACCTTCTGGGCGGGTCCCTCGTCCGGGCCGTACTGCACGGGAGTGTCCATGAGGCGAGAGTAGCAAAGTATGTGGCAAATGCACTGTCGGGTGCCGACGGGACTCGGGTGCCGACCCGGACCGGCCGGGCGCGATCAGAATAGAGCTCTTGGTCGTTGTTAGCTGATGCATGCGGCGAGGCGGGCGAGGGTGGGGCCGACGCCGGCGTCTGGAGGCTCTGCATCCCGGGGCGCTGTGAGGCGCAGGCTGGGTTCTTGGTTGGCGCTGTCGGGTTAGCGTCTTGGCATGACCACAGAGAGCGCCTCCGTGCTGGTCGACATGCGGAAGTACGACGGCAGCCTGAGCGCGCAGTGGACCGCTGACCGGCTCGGTGAGGACGAGTATGGCGTGTGGTTGGGCACGGCGCAGGGTGTCCCCATCGGTTCGGCCACGGGCGGCTGGACAAGCCGGTTCGCGTACGTGATGTTGGTCCCGCGTGGTCAATGGTGGACGGCCACGTTCTGTGCGGACCCAGGCCCCGAGATGTACTGCGACGTGTGCACGGTGCCCGAGTGGAACGCGGACGGGACCGTCCTGCGCACGGTGGACCTCGATCTCGATGTCGTGCGGCCTCGTGGCGGCGGGGCCCGTATCGAGGACGAGGACGAGTTCGCCGAACACCGAGTGCGCTACGGCTACCCCGACAGCGTCATCGGCAAGGCCCGGCAGACCTGCGAGTGGTTGATGGAGGCGGGCTGTCGCGATGGTGATGGCGTCGAACCCTTCGCCTCGGTGTACCGCTACTGGCTCGGCCTCATCGGGTAGGCCGGGGCGCGGTGTTATCCGATGCGCGCCGTCCACGGACTGTTTTGCACCGAAGGCGAGCTGGGCAACCCTATCGACCAGCACCTCTCCGACGTGCTGGGCTCCGAGGACGACGAAGACGACGAGGAGTAGCCGGGGTGCCGCCGCGACAAGCCCTAGCAGGTTGGGGGGTGAGGTCAGAGCAGGTGGTCGGTCTTGCCTGCCTTGATGTCCCGGATCATGTTGCGCAGAGCGTCTTGGCTGTCGGTGAGGTAGCGGTCCTCCTTGCCGAGGATGGCGATGTAGCCGTTGCCTTGCCCGTCGGTGCCGAGACGGAAGCAGCTGGCTCCCTCGCCGCAGAACGGCTCTTCCCACGTGATGTCCGGCATGGAGATCCTCCTCAGATGTGACGTGCGATGTCGTGGATGAAGTCCCGCGACGCCTCAGGTGACAGCGCGATCCGCTCCATCCAGTCCAGATGCGCACGGTACTTCGCCAACTGGGCCTCGCCGTAGAGGAAATCGGGACCGTGTGCGCTGTCGATCTGGACGGTGTCCAGTTGCGCGACCGGCCCTTCGGCGTAGTTGACCGTCTGCCCAGCACCAGGGAAGGCTCCGGCCTGGAATGGGATGACCAGCAGGCTGATGTGTTCCCGCTCGGACAGCGCGAGCAGGTGCTCAAGCTGGGCGCGTGCGACGACCGGGCCGCCGAACTGCATGCGCAGGGCTGCCTCGTGTATGACGCCGACGTACTCGGGAGAGAAGTTGCCCTCCAGGACTTGTTGGCGCTCCACTCGGTGCGCCAAACGCAGGGCGACTTCGTGCTCTGGCAGGGGTGGAACCACCACACGGAAGACAGCCAGGGCGTGATCGCTGGTCTGGAGTATCCCGGGGATGTGGACGGAATGAGCCGACCGCATACGCGAGGCGTTGGCCTCCAACTCGGCGATGTCCAGCAGGCCGGACGGAAGCGAGCCGCGGTACCGCTCCCACCAGCCTCGCTTCTGCGGCCCCGTCATCTCGACCAGAGCATCGATGTACTTCTCGTCCGCACAGTCGCAATTGCAAGCGAGGGTGCGCAGCCGCTCCTCGCTGATCGCGCGAATCCCCTGCTCAATGTTCGAGATCTTGGAGCGGTCGACGCCGAGCAGCCCGGCCGCGACTTCGGCGGACATTCCCGCTGACGTACGCATCTTCCGCACCTCGGCTCCCAGGCGCTTCTGGCGTTCTGTCGGGGAGACTCTCGCAGCCATGACACTCCCTTTCCTTTTGCGTACCCGTGCAGTCTGCCGTGCGGCTGCGATGTCGGGACACGCAGGGGCTCAAAATTCCCGATTGGGTGGCCAATGTGTCCCGTCGCGCCCTACAGTGAGTAATGCACCGCTCACGCAAATGAGTTGAGTCGAAGTGCATCGCGCGGTCCTGCCCGCAACCTCCTGCCCTGGGAGGGGCGGTCCCGCGTCAGGGAGACAGGCCACCACTCATCACCGGTCCCGTACCACCGCGTGAGCCACCCGCCCCCACCAAGGGAGTCGACGCCGACCATGCCTCCGCACATCCGCACCGCGCTCTGCCCCGTCAGCGCCGAGCCCCGGACCGGCCCGTACCTGCGGCGCCGCCGCCCCGACGACGGGCTCGCGCTCAGCCTCACCGTGCCGTGCGTACCCCGCAGCGCCGCCATCGTCCGTAACGCGATGACGTCCGCACTACACGCCCACAGCCTCGACCGCTACGGCCTGCCCGCGACAGTCGCCGCCACCGAACTCGTGTTGACCGCAACGAAGTTGACGCCCGAGGAGGACCTCTACCTCTCCCTCCGCCACCGCGACAACGCACTCCGCCTGGTCGTCTGGGACCAGCACCCGCATCACGCCAGCCCCGTCGCGGTATCCCTCTGCGAGGAACGGCGGCGACGTTCCCTCTGGCTGCTCGCTGCGGTGGTTGAGGACTGGGGTGGTGACTGGGGCGTCGGCGAGGCGCGCCCGCCGCACAGCGGTACCAAGTCATGGGTCGTACTGCCCCGTTGATCGCCGTGAACGGCATCATCATGGCCGGTCCGCAGCGCAATCGACGCGGCGTCGCGGACCGGCCATACGCGTATACCCTCGCGCTCACGCGCCCCCAACCGGCATGATCGGCCGATGACTTGGACCGCACCCGACGCAATCCGCACCGACGGCCCCCTCGCAGCGAACGAGCGCGTCATGCTCGAAGGGTTCCTCGGCTGGTACCGCAGCACACTGCTGCAAAAGTGCGCCGGCCTTACGGGCGAACAGCTCGCCGTCGCATCCGTACCGCCGTCCAACCTCACCCTGCTCGGGATCCTGCGCCACATGGCGAAGGTCGAACGCACCTGGTTCCGCCAGCGGTTCGCCGGTGAGGCGCTCGATCCGATGTACGAGCCGACGCAGGGGAAGGACGCCGACTTCGAGGTCCTGGAGTCGGCGAAGGCCTGCGACGACTACGCCCGCCTTGTCGAGGAGTGCCGCCTGGCGGACGCGGCTGCCGCAGGGGCGTCGCTCGACGACACCTTTACGCACGGCGGCGAGGTGTACTCGCTGCGCCTCGTCTACATCCACATGATCGCGGAGTACGCCCGCCACATCGGCCACGCGGACCTGCTGCGCGAACGCGTCGACGGCGTTACCGGAGCCTGAGTCTGGTCCGGGTCTGACCGCTACTGGGCTGCGGCCGGGGCGGGAACCAGGCCGTCGGCGACGAGGCCCGCCAGTACCGCCGCCCCCAGGGCGTGAACCGCTGACTGCGGGCGCACCATCACCGTGAACTCCCTGATCAGGCCCGCCTCGTCGAAGTGCAGCAGGTCGATGCCGTGGATCGCCTTGCCGTCCACCACGGTCCTGAAGAGCAGCACGGCGGACGGGCTCGCCGTGCCGTCCGCACTCGTCTCGGCCGTGCCGTCGAACTCCCCGACGTACCGGAAATCCTCGAAGGTGCGCAGCAGTACGCCGAAGAGCCCCATCACCATCGGCCTGCCCTCGAAGGGCGTGAACTTCACCGGGCTGTAGAGGCGGATGTCCGGCGTGAACAGGCCCTCCAGCGCCGCGAGATCACCCTTCTCGATCGCGGTGCGGAAGCGTTCGACGGTCTTCTCCATGAACCTCACCCCAAACTTCCTATACTCAAGAATCTGACTAGTCACTTTCTTGAGTAAGATGATGCAGGGGTCGACGCAGAAATGGAAGACGGAACACAGGAACGGGGATCCGATGGCCTTGCGACATGCCGTACTGGCAGCACTGCTGGTCGGCGACGGAGACGACAAGCGCAGTGAGTGCAGCGGGTACCAGCTCGCCAAGGCGTTCGACGTCGGCGTAGCGAACTTCTGGCATGCCCTGCCCCAGCAGCTGTACGCCGAGCTGGCCAAGCTGGAGAAAGAAGGGCTGGTCAGCGGCCGAGAGGTGGTCCAGGAGTCGCGCCCCAACAAGCGGCTGTTCCACGTCACCGACGCCGGCCTCGCCGAGCTGGAAGCCTTCGCCGCCGCCCCTTCGAAGCCGTCGTTCATCCGCGACGACCTGCTCGTCAAGGTCCAGGCAACCGACTCCTTCGCCGACACCGGCCCGGTGATCGAACAGCTCGAAGAGCGCGCATCCATCGCCGAAGCCAAGATCGAGCTCTTCGGCAAGCTGCTCCGCAAGATGCGCGGCGAGCTCGACGAAGAGGAGTTCCTGCGCAGTGGCGAGCGAGTCGGACCGTACCTGACCTGTCTGCGCGGCCTCTCCCTCGAACAGGAAACCCGCGACTGGGCCCTGCGCATCGCCGCCGTCCTGCGCGAAAGGCGGACGACCCGTGCCGAACGCTGAACGCACCTTCATCCGTTACGTCGCCCTCGGCGACAGCCAGACCGAAGGCCTCGGCGACGGCGACGACACCACCGGCCTGCGCGGCTGGGCCGACCGCCTCGCCGAGCACCTCGCGGCCGTCGATCCCCGCCTCCAGTACGCCAATCTGGCCGTACGGGGCCGCCTCGCCCGGCAGGTCCACGCCGAGCAACTCGTACCCGCCCTCGCCCTGCGCCCCGACCTCGCCACCGTCGTCGCCGGGGTCAACGACCTGATGCGGCCCAAGTTCGACGCCGCCGAGGTGGTCGGTCACCTGGAGGCGATGTTCGCCGCTATCGGCGCGACCGGGGCGCACGTCGCGACGGTCACCTTCCCCGACATCGGGAAGGTCGTGCCGCTCGCCCGTCCCCTGCGCCCACGCGTGTACGAACTCAACTCGCGCATCCGCGCCGCTGCCGCCCGCCACGGAGTGACGGTCGTCGAAACCGCACAGCACGCCTTCGCCACCGACCCGCGCATCTGGAGCGAGGACCGGCTGCACCTCAGCTCCCTCGGCCACGAACGCTTCGCCGCCGCCGCGGCCCACGCCGTACAGCTCCCCGGCAGCGACGACACCTGGACGCGCGCTCTGCCCCAGGGCCCCGCAGCCCCGACCGGCCTGCGCGCCGCGAACGCCGAACTCCGCTGGCTGGCCGCGTACCTGGGCCCCTGGCTCGCCCGGCGCGTACGCGGCCGGTCCTCCGGCGACGGCCGCACGGCGAAACGTCCGCAGCTGCTGGCGGTCCCGGTGGATCCCGACGAGCGCACCGGCGGCTTTGCGCGCTGAGCTACGGCCTGACGGAACCGTGCCTCCCCCTGCCTCACCCTGCCTCAATGGAGGGGGCGGTTACTGGAGGAGGCGCTTACTGAGGAGGTCCCCGAGCGCTGCGAGCTGGAACGCGACAAAGAACACGGCGAAGCCCCAGCGCGTACGTCCGCGCAGGGCCAGGGTCGCCGCTCCGACGCCGGCGACTGTGGCAAGGGCGCAGACAGCGACCCAAATGCCCATACCCACACCGGCGTTGAGACCCACTGCGACGACTGTCAGAGGGACAACCGACGCCAGCGTCGAGAACGCGGCCAACGCGATGCGCGCCCCCCGCGCCTTCCGCGCCCGGTCGTCCGCGAGGCCTGACCGCGCCTGCTGCTGAAATCGACCCCGCAGATCGTCAGTGTCCGGCGTTTCCGCGTCCCGTGCAGTCATGGGATGGAGCCTAGGCCCGGCCCTCTGCCGTACGGCTGGAGGGTCTCTCTAGACTCCCTGACCATGACAAGTCCCTACGCGCACGGTCCCGCCCCCACCGCCACACTCATACGCATGGGCCGGAGCGCTGCCCGGACCCAGGTTCCGGTCGGAGTCGGCTGCACCGTGGTCGGCGCATTCGCCGCGCTCGGCGGGGTTGCGGCCATGGCTGGTCTGACCGGGAAGGAACCCAACCCCGGTGGGATTGCGGGCGTCATCATCGGGCTGCTGATCGCCTTCGTCGGCGTCGCCTTCCTGACGTCCACCTGGAAGTCCCGGCACACCTTCCTGTGTGTCGACGAGACGGGCCTGTGGATCAGCAACCCCGGAGGCCAGAAGGTCATCCCCTGGGTCACCCTCGCCGGGGTCGGCCTGCACTGGAGCAGGACGGGAAGCCGCCCCGTGAAGCACTACTCCGTCGAGCTGTTCCCCAACGGTCCCATCGACCGCGATCACCCGGTCCTGTGGGCCATGGTGCGCGACGAGGAGCCCCTGCGCCCCGACCTGCCGCGACTGCGCTACCGCCTTGTCGCCAACGGCGGTTTTCGAGAGCCCCTGGTGGCGGCGATCCAGCAGTACGTCCCCCACCTGTGGCTCGGCGAGTCCGAACGCGAGCGCGGCCATCTCGGCCTGCCCGACGTCAAGGGCCATCGGGAGCGCACGCGTGGCCGTACGCGCTGACATGCGGCCGTACCTGCTGACGCGTGGCCGTACGCGCTGAGCAGGGTCCCTGAGCTGCGGGCGGGGGCTCCTCAACTCTGGATCGGCGAGACCGAACGCGAGCCGGACTATTTCGGCAGGCCCGCGTGCGAGGGCGACCAGGACGGGTGACGCGCGAGGCCGACCGGGCCTCGCGCCCCGCTACCCCTTGGCCTTGCTCCTATTGCTCCTCTTGCTGCAGGGCCGTGAGGGTTGCGTCGAGGTCGGCGGGGCGGGGCCGGTTGTGGGGGAGCTTGGCGAGGACTGCGGCCATGCCGCAGGTGTTGGTGGCGGCGGAGAAGACGAGGCCGGCACCGATGGCGGCGGAGAGCCAGCGGGCGGGCCGGTAGCGGGCGCCGACGGCGAGGCCGAGGACCACGAGTCAACCGGCGGCGAGTCGGACCTGGCGTTCCATGGCCCAGACCGCGGTTGCGCCGTCGGGGCGGTGCAGGGCGTGCCCCTGCTCGGCCCAGGCGGT from Streptomyces spiramyceticus carries:
- a CDS encoding PIN domain-containing protein, whose product is MGRGAGQLSHGIVLLDSEGLSKFIDSDPRVTGLIRAAQSKDALVAVSNLTLIEAWHSKIRMDRLRWHVSRLEVLPVTEAITWQAIDLLRNANLHGHKYAIDSVVAATALGYTGPRIVVTSDVDDINKLCGDRVRAVGV
- a CDS encoding DUF402 domain-containing protein, with product MTTESASVLVDMRKYDGSLSAQWTADRLGEDEYGVWLGTAQGVPIGSATGGWTSRFAYVMLVPRGQWWTATFCADPGPEMYCDVCTVPEWNADGTVLRTVDLDLDVVRPRGGGARIEDEDEFAEHRVRYGYPDSVIGKARQTCEWLMEAGCRDGDGVEPFASVYRYWLGLIG
- a CDS encoding helix-turn-helix domain-containing protein; the encoded protein is MAARVSPTERQKRLGAEVRKMRTSAGMSAEVAAGLLGVDRSKISNIEQGIRAISEERLRTLACNCDCADEKYIDALVEMTGPQKRGWWERYRGSLPSGLLDIAELEANASRMRSAHSVHIPGILQTSDHALAVFRVVVPPLPEHEVALRLAHRVERQQVLEGNFSPEYVGVIHEAALRMQFGGPVVARAQLEHLLALSEREHISLLVIPFQAGAFPGAGQTVNYAEGPVAQLDTVQIDSAHGPDFLYGEAQLAKYRAHLDWMERIALSPEASRDFIHDIARHI
- a CDS encoding ATP-binding protein translates to MPPHIRTALCPVSAEPRTGPYLRRRRPDDGLALSLTVPCVPRSAAIVRNAMTSALHAHSLDRYGLPATVAATELVLTATKLTPEEDLYLSLRHRDNALRLVVWDQHPHHASPVAVSLCEERRRRSLWLLAAVVEDWGGDWGVGEARPPHSGTKSWVVLPR
- a CDS encoding DinB family protein codes for the protein MTWTAPDAIRTDGPLAANERVMLEGFLGWYRSTLLQKCAGLTGEQLAVASVPPSNLTLLGILRHMAKVERTWFRQRFAGEALDPMYEPTQGKDADFEVLESAKACDDYARLVEECRLADAAAAGASLDDTFTHGGEVYSLRLVYIHMIAEYARHIGHADLLRERVDGVTGA
- a CDS encoding nuclear transport factor 2 family protein yields the protein MEKTVERFRTAIEKGDLAALEGLFTPDIRLYSPVKFTPFEGRPMVMGLFGVLLRTFEDFRYVGEFDGTAETSADGTASPSAVLLFRTVVDGKAIHGIDLLHFDEAGLIREFTVMVRPQSAVHALGAAVLAGLVADGLVPAPAAAQ
- a CDS encoding PadR family transcriptional regulator, coding for MALRHAVLAALLVGDGDDKRSECSGYQLAKAFDVGVANFWHALPQQLYAELAKLEKEGLVSGREVVQESRPNKRLFHVTDAGLAELEAFAAAPSKPSFIRDDLLVKVQATDSFADTGPVIEQLEERASIAEAKIELFGKLLRKMRGELDEEEFLRSGERVGPYLTCLRGLSLEQETRDWALRIAAVLRERRTTRAER
- a CDS encoding SGNH/GDSL hydrolase family protein, with the translated sequence MPNAERTFIRYVALGDSQTEGLGDGDDTTGLRGWADRLAEHLAAVDPRLQYANLAVRGRLARQVHAEQLVPALALRPDLATVVAGVNDLMRPKFDAAEVVGHLEAMFAAIGATGAHVATVTFPDIGKVVPLARPLRPRVYELNSRIRAAAARHGVTVVETAQHAFATDPRIWSEDRLHLSSLGHERFAAAAAHAVQLPGSDDTWTRALPQGPAAPTGLRAANAELRWLAAYLGPWLARRVRGRSSGDGRTAKRPQLLAVPVDPDERTGGFAR